The following proteins come from a genomic window of Rhodohalobacter sp. 614A:
- a CDS encoding T9SS type A sorting domain-containing protein, which produces MINRIRQILLTFLCLAFALGGPNLFAQNHIDPILPTAHHPVLSAIQKEVAIGNISKEEALLQSIYAGFKPERLDTRFRTSSDQLIKCLTPVLAEYEQMKDQMNPATVSEIETLLSVETSAETRSHTSPSGNFILYYETTGLDAVPLEDLDNSGVPDYIEKAAFAADSSYRYEVLELGFMDFLKDEPYVIYFQNFQFYGTTRASGSTTTINIHNDFGGFPGNTHPEGDQTGALYATIAHEVKHAIQYTNNRWKGDSGNAVWIEMDATLMEEVVFDDVNDYYNYIMNFNSADDDWDQNSPHSSSIFGSPNSPIPGSYNHITWALYFAESYGMQFWVDVWKEIRADYLNKQDNEDFISYLDAIERVLIANNQTFPQEHINNHLWHMTAGPDFMIPKFGFQEKENYPSSRFIETLFQPPDSLTNQLILAKAANYIHVIPSNIIPGQPTFLLDATVNGVGLGVIGFFRNGEIDTQFIANPNSKSQALQTTWSWDNLTDIRIAVVNTHRDSSGTYNLTVTSTIPDEDTITQNYPNPFNPVTNIRFSLSEAKRVKVEVYDRIGRQISTLIDDRLNRGFHTIQFDASDLASGVYFYRIITDQTVSTKKMVLIK; this is translated from the coding sequence ATGATCAACCGCATCCGGCAGATTTTATTGACTTTTTTATGTTTGGCTTTTGCGCTTGGAGGACCAAATTTATTTGCACAAAATCATATCGATCCCATACTTCCCACCGCTCACCACCCGGTACTTTCAGCTATACAAAAAGAAGTTGCCATCGGTAATATTTCAAAAGAAGAGGCACTGCTTCAATCCATTTATGCCGGTTTTAAACCCGAACGGCTGGATACGCGCTTTCGTACATCTTCCGATCAACTTATTAAATGTTTGACGCCTGTTCTTGCAGAGTACGAGCAAATGAAAGATCAAATGAATCCGGCCACGGTTTCAGAAATTGAAACTCTTCTTTCTGTTGAAACCTCCGCCGAAACCCGTAGTCATACTTCTCCTTCAGGAAATTTTATTCTTTATTACGAAACCACCGGACTGGATGCAGTGCCGCTTGAGGATCTGGATAACAGCGGCGTCCCCGATTATATTGAAAAAGCTGCATTTGCGGCTGATTCTTCCTACCGTTATGAAGTGCTCGAACTCGGTTTTATGGATTTTCTTAAGGACGAACCGTATGTGATTTACTTCCAAAATTTTCAATTTTATGGCACCACACGGGCTTCCGGTTCAACCACAACTATTAACATCCATAATGATTTCGGAGGTTTCCCGGGAAATACACATCCCGAAGGAGATCAAACCGGGGCTCTTTATGCAACGATTGCTCATGAAGTGAAACACGCTATTCAATACACAAACAACCGTTGGAAGGGAGATTCCGGAAACGCTGTATGGATTGAGATGGATGCTACATTAATGGAGGAAGTGGTTTTTGACGATGTAAATGACTACTACAATTACATCATGAACTTTAATAGCGCGGATGATGACTGGGATCAAAACTCTCCCCACAGCTCATCCATATTTGGCAGTCCCAATAGCCCCATTCCCGGTTCTTATAATCATATAACCTGGGCACTTTATTTTGCCGAATCGTATGGCATGCAGTTTTGGGTTGATGTTTGGAAAGAGATTCGGGCCGATTATTTGAATAAACAGGACAACGAAGATTTCATCTCCTATTTAGATGCCATAGAGCGGGTTTTAATTGCAAATAATCAAACATTCCCTCAGGAACATATTAATAATCACCTCTGGCATATGACGGCCGGACCTGATTTCATGATCCCCAAATTTGGTTTCCAGGAAAAAGAAAATTATCCCTCCTCAAGATTTATAGAAACACTTTTTCAGCCGCCAGACAGTCTCACCAATCAACTGATTCTTGCAAAAGCGGCAAACTACATTCACGTGATACCGTCCAACATTATTCCCGGACAACCCACTTTTCTCCTCGATGCTACCGTAAACGGTGTTGGTTTAGGTGTGATTGGGTTTTTCAGGAATGGGGAAATTGATACCCAGTTTATCGCAAATCCCAATTCAAAATCCCAGGCCCTTCAAACGACGTGGAGCTGGGACAATCTCACGGATATTCGAATTGCAGTTGTAAATACCCACAGAGACAGTAGCGGAACGTATAATCTTACGGTTACATCGACTATTCCGGATGAGGATACTATTACCCAAAATTATCCAAATCCATTTAACCCGGTTACAAACATCCGGTTTTCTTTGAGTGAAGCCAAACGAGTGAAAGTAGAAGTGTATGACCGGATCGGCAGACAAATTTCTACGCTGATCGACGACCGTTTAAATCGCGGATTCCACACCATTCAGTTCGACGCGTCTGATCTTGCATCCGGCGTGTATTTTTACAGGATTATTACAGATCAAACCGTCTCAACCAAAAAAATGGTTCTTATTAAATAG